DNA from Microbacterium sp. BK668:
ACCACCCGCTCACGACGGAGCGCGACGTCATCCGCCGGTCGGCGGTCGTGATCTTCGCCTCCGACCGGGGCCTGGCGGGCGCGTTCAACTCCCAGATCCTGCGGGAGGGGCTGCAGCTGGCTGAGCTCCTGCGCTCCCAGGGCAAGGAGCCGGTGTTCTACCTCGTCGGCCGCAAGGCCGTCGGGTACTTCCAGTTCCGTCGCATGGAGAGCGCGGCGGAGTGGACGGGCGACACCGACACCCCCCACTTCCACACCGCGGAGGAGATCGCCGGCGTCCTGCTCGATGCGTACGACCGGGGCGGCGACCAGGGCGGCGTCGACGAGATCAACCTCGTCTACAACCGCTTCGTCAGCATGATGACGCAGACGCCCGAAACCGTCCGCCTGCTCCCGCTCGAGGTCGTGGAGGCGGACGCGTCGAGCGCGACCGTCTACCCGCTCTACGAGTTCGAGCCCGAGGCGGGGGTCGTGCTCGACGCCCTCCTGCCGGTGTACATCCAGAGCCGCGTCTTCAACGCGCTCCTGCAGTCGTCGGCCGCGAAGCACGCCGCGACGCAGAAGGCCATGAAGTCCGCGAGCGACAACGCCGACAAGCTCATCACCGACTACACCCGCCTGCGCAACAACGCGCGCCAGGCCGAGATCACGCAGCAGATCGCCGAGATCGTCGGCGGCGCCGACGCTCTGGCGTCGGGCAAGTAGACCATACGAAAGAGAAGAAGCCATGAGCCTCACCGCTGAGAAGACGGAAGCCGGCACCACCGCCGCGCCCGCCGTCGGTCGCGTCGCCCGCGTGACGGGCCCCGTCGTCGACATCGAGTTCCCGCACGACTCGATCCCCGACATCTACAACGCGCTCACCACGAGCGTCACGGTCGAGGGCGTGACCACCGAGTTCACCCTCGAGGTCGCTCAGCACCTCGGTGACGACCTCGTCCGTGCCATCGCCCTGAAGCCCACCGACGGCGTCGTGCGCGGCCAGGAGGTGCGCGACACCGGCGGCCCCATCACCGTCCCCGTCGGCGACGTCACGAAGGGCCGTGTCTTCAACGTGACCGGCGAGGTGCTCAACGCCGGACCCGACGAGAAGATCGAGGTCACGGAGCGCTGGGGCATCCACCGCTCGGCGCCTGGCTTCGACCAGCTCGAGTCGAAGACGCAGATGTTCGAGACGGGCATCAAGGTCATCGACCTGCTGACCCCGTACGTCCAGGGTGGGAAGATCGGCCTCTTCGGCGGCGCGGGCGTCGGCAAGACGGTGCTCATCCAGGAGATGATCCAGCGCGTCGCGCAGGACCACGGCGGCGTGTCGGTGTTCGCCGGCGTCGGCGAGCGCACGCGTGAGGGCAACGACCTCATCCACGAGATGGAGGAGGCGGGCGTCTTCGACAAGACCGCTCTCGTCTTCGGCCAGATGGACGAGCCCCCGGGGACGCGCCTGCGCGTGGCCCTGTCCGCCCTGACGATGGCGGAGTACTTCCGCGACGTCCAGAAGCAGGACGTGCTCCTCTTCATCGACAACATCTTCCGCTTCACGCAGGCGGGCTCGGAGGTGTCGACGCTGCTCGGCCGCATGCCCTCCGCCGTGGGCTACCAGCCGAACCTCGCCGACGAGATGGGGGTGCTCCAGGAGCGCATCACCTCGACGCGCGGTCACTCGATCACGTCGCTCCAGGCGATCTACGTCCCCGCCGACGACTACACCGACCCCGCCCCGGCCACGACCTTCGCGCACCTCGACGCGACGACCGAGCTCTCCCGGGAGATCGCGTCGAAGGGTCTCTACCCGGCGGTCGACCCGCTCGCCTCGACGAGCCGCATCCTCGACCCGCGCTACATCGGCGAGGACCACTACCGCGTGGCCACCGCCGTCAAGCAGATCCTCCAGAAGAACAAGGAGCTCCAGG
Protein-coding regions in this window:
- a CDS encoding F0F1 ATP synthase subunit gamma, whose translation is MGAQLRVYKQKISSAQTTKKITKAMELIAASRIQKAMGRVRASAPFARAVTRAVSAVATHSNVDHPLTTERDVIRRSAVVIFASDRGLAGAFNSQILREGLQLAELLRSQGKEPVFYLVGRKAVGYFQFRRMESAAEWTGDTDTPHFHTAEEIAGVLLDAYDRGGDQGGVDEINLVYNRFVSMMTQTPETVRLLPLEVVEADASSATVYPLYEFEPEAGVVLDALLPVYIQSRVFNALLQSSAAKHAATQKAMKSASDNADKLITDYTRLRNNARQAEITQQIAEIVGGADALASGK
- the atpD gene encoding F0F1 ATP synthase subunit beta, producing MSLTAEKTEAGTTAAPAVGRVARVTGPVVDIEFPHDSIPDIYNALTTSVTVEGVTTEFTLEVAQHLGDDLVRAIALKPTDGVVRGQEVRDTGGPITVPVGDVTKGRVFNVTGEVLNAGPDEKIEVTERWGIHRSAPGFDQLESKTQMFETGIKVIDLLTPYVQGGKIGLFGGAGVGKTVLIQEMIQRVAQDHGGVSVFAGVGERTREGNDLIHEMEEAGVFDKTALVFGQMDEPPGTRLRVALSALTMAEYFRDVQKQDVLLFIDNIFRFTQAGSEVSTLLGRMPSAVGYQPNLADEMGVLQERITSTRGHSITSLQAIYVPADDYTDPAPATTFAHLDATTELSREIASKGLYPAVDPLASTSRILDPRYIGEDHYRVATAVKQILQKNKELQEIIAILGVDELSEEDKVVVSRARRIQQFLSQNTYMAKKFTGVEGSTVPIKETIESFDAIVKGDFDHVAEQAFFNVGGISDVEEAWARIQKENG